In Caldanaerobius fijiensis DSM 17918, the following proteins share a genomic window:
- a CDS encoding type II toxin-antitoxin system VapC family toxin, whose amino-acid sequence MGQIDVGKKVALDTNLFIYLMEKNEIYFSPVKSLFDKIQKGQLFAVTSVLVYTELLSKPFQEENVVLADKYRVLLATFPNLTIKEVDKDISLLAAKLRAKYKIKTPDAIFIATGIAENADVFVTNDVRLKNIEEIEIVLLEQLLDQNDEQNTNKNKQATLDQKNQKEMKKEDQEWLNADLVETPEYDWGPEGPPEGKPVKYIEGVGLIIEDKKTDDEK is encoded by the coding sequence ATGGGACAGATAGATGTAGGTAAAAAAGTCGCTTTGGATACTAACTTGTTTATATATCTTATGGAGAAAAACGAAATCTATTTTTCTCCGGTTAAATCTTTGTTTGATAAAATTCAAAAAGGCCAGCTTTTCGCTGTAACTTCAGTCCTCGTATATACCGAACTGCTTTCAAAACCGTTTCAAGAAGAAAATGTGGTACTCGCAGATAAATATAGAGTATTGCTTGCTACATTTCCAAATCTAACAATTAAAGAAGTGGACAAAGATATATCGCTACTTGCTGCGAAACTACGCGCTAAATATAAGATAAAAACTCCAGATGCAATATTCATTGCAACGGGAATAGCTGAAAATGCAGATGTGTTTGTAACTAACGACGTAAGGCTAAAAAACATAGAAGAAATAGAAATCGTACTACTAGAACAGTTGTTAGATCAGAACGATGAACAGAATACAAACAAAAACAAGCAAGCAACGTTGGATCAAAAAAATCAAAAAGAGATGAAAAAAGAAGACCAAGAGTGGCTAAACGCCGATCTTGTTGAGACTCCTGAATATGATTGGGGGCCTGAAGGCCCCCCAGAAGGCAAACCGGTCAAATATATAGAAGGTGTAGGGTTAATTATCGAAGATAAAAAAACCGACGATGAAAAATAA